In Siniperca chuatsi isolate FFG_IHB_CAS linkage group LG16, ASM2008510v1, whole genome shotgun sequence, the following proteins share a genomic window:
- the riox1 gene encoding ribosomal oxygenase 1 has translation MERKHMSAFALYQTFSTEVPPPATKPSLKVADKKKKKKENGANKVNTVKAQLKPERKKMRKKLLKSAQREASLKGVTEEEECVNGDGEDLDALLADLAKVSNSRERASKLFQWLINPIPAKSFFRETWEKKPILVQRKNPDYYKGLFSTAEFDRILRQEDVQYGVNLDVTSYTNGMRETHNPPGRAVPFTVWNFYESGCSLRMLNPQAFSSTVWGVLSILQEQFGSMAGANIYLTPPGTQGFAPHYDDIEAFVVQLEGKKHWRVYNPRTEDEVLPVLSSPNFDQADIGKPILEVVLEAGDLLYFPRGFIHQGDCLPDAHSLHITISSHQKNSWGDLLQKVVPAALEIAMEEDVEFRQGLPLDYLTYMGVQNSDKDDPRRTKFFSRIESLMKKLTNYAPVDAAVDQKARDFLHDCLPPMLTPEELASSVKGAPARWEHGQVVDVGVHITTQTRVRVLRAGCARLCSDGEAVHLYYTTDNSRVYHKEELKSFEIKAEYTDAIEFLIHSYPKFVTVGSFPCDSAEDRITLAELLFERGIIHTAEPL, from the exons atggagagaaaacacaTGTCAGCTTTTGCTTTGTATCAAACGTTTTCAACAGAAGTGCCTCCTCCAGCAACGAAGCCTTCCCTGAAG GTGGCagataagaagaaaaagaaaaaggagaatgGGGCCAATAAGGTCAACACAGTTAAAGCTCAATTAAAGCCTGAAAGGAAGAAAATGCGAAAGAAGCTCCTAAAGTCTGCACAGAGAGAGGCAAGCCTTAAGGGAGTTACAGAA gaggaggagtgtgtaAATGGAGACGGTGAGGATCTAGATGCTTTGCTGGCCGACCTGGCAAAAGTCAGCAACAGCAGGGAGAGAGCGAGCAAGCTGTTCCAGTGGCTCATCAACCCTATTCCTGCCAAGTCCTTCTTCAG GGAAACATGGGAAAAGAAGCCCATTCTTGTTCAACGTAAGAATCCAGATTACTACAAAGGACTTTTCTCCACAGCAGAGTTTGATCGCATATTAAGACAG GAGGATGTTCAGTATGGAGTGAACCTGGATGTCACGAGCTACACTAATGGCATGAGGGAGACGCATAATCCTCCAGGGAGAGCTGTGCCGTTCACTGTGTGGAACTTCTATGAG AGTGGCTGCTCCCTCCGCATGCTGAATCCCCAGGCTTTCTCCTCCACAGTGTGGGGCGTGCTGTCTATCCTCCAAGAGCAGTTTGGCAGCATGGCAGGAGCCAACAT ATACCTGACACCACCTGGAACACAAGGCTTTGCTCCACATTATGACGACATTGAGGCGTTTGTGGTTCAGCTGGAGGGGAAGAAACATTGGAGAGTGTACAACCCAAG GACAGAAGATGAGGTCTTGCCTGTGCTTTCAAGTc CGAACTTCGATCAGGCAGACATTGGGAAGCCGATCCTGGAAGTGGTGCTAGAAGCCGGGGATCTCCTCTACTTTCCCCGAGGATTCATCCACCAGGGCGACTGCCTCCCAGATGCCCACTCCCTCCACATCACCATCTCCTCTCACCAGAAGAACAGCTGGGGGGATCTACTACAGAAG GTGGTTCCAGCAGCATTGGAAATAGCAATGGAAGAAGATGTGGAGTTCAGACAGGGCTTACCTCTTGACTACCTGACATACATGGGAGTACAGAACTCTGACAAG gatgACCCACGCAGGACAAAATTCTTCTCACGAATTGAGAGTCTGATGAAGAAGCTAACCAATTACGCCCCAGTTGATGCTGCTGTGGATCAGAAAGCCAGAGACTTCCTCCATGACTGCCTTCCTCCCATGCTCACTCCAG AGGAATTGGCCAGCAGTGTGAAAGGAGCACCTGCTAGGTGGGAGCATGGGCAAGTTGTGGATGTAGGTGTACACATCACTACCCAGACCCGAGTCAGAGTTTTGCGTGCTGGATGTGCCAG GTTATGCAGTGATGGAGAAGCTGTTCATCTTTACTACACAACAGACAACTCCAGAGTTTACCACAAAGAGGAGCTCAAGAgttttgaaataaaagcagag TACACAGATGCCATTGAGTTTCTGATCCATTCATATCCCAAATTTGTGACAGTAGGAAGTTTCCCATGTGATTCTGCAGAGGACAgg ATCACTTTGGCTGAGCTGCTTTTTGAGAGGGGGATTATCCACACTGCAGAACCTCTGTAG
- the LOC122863218 gene encoding NADH dehydrogenase [ubiquinone] 1 beta subcomplex subunit 1-like, with protein MVNFVALAREHWVNILVPMGFVIGWYLDKQQDQKLTAFRNKSVLFSRELKPGEEVTWK; from the exons ATGGTCAACTTTGTAGCACTTGCCCGTGAGCACTGGGTGAACATATTGGTGCCCATGGGCTTTGTGATTGGATGGTACCTTGACAAACAACAGGACCAGAAGCTGACAGCTTTCAGGAACAAAAGTGTTTTGTTCAGCAG GGAGCTGAAGCCTGGTGAGGAAGTGACCTGGAAGTAA
- the cpsf2 gene encoding cleavage and polyadenylation specificity factor subunit 2: MTSIIKLTAVSGVQEESALCYLLQVDEFRFLLDCGWDENFSMDIIDAMKRYVHQVDAVLLSHPDPIHLGALPYAVGKLGLNCTIYATIPVYKMGQMFMYDLYQSRNNSEDFTLFTLDDVDCAFDKIQQLKYSQIVNLKGKGHGLSITPLPAGHMIGGTIWKIVKDGEEEIIYAVDFNHKREIHLNGCTLESISRPSLLITDSFNATYVQPRRKQRDEMLLTNVMETLRGDGNVLIAVDTAGRVLELAQLLDQIWRTKDAGLGAYPLALLNNVSYNVVEFSKSQVEWMSDKLMRCFEDKRNNPFQFRHLNLCHSLADLARVPSPKVVLCSQPDLESGFSRELFIQWCQDAKNSVILTYRTTPGTLARYLIDNPGEKMLDLEVRKRVKLEGKDLEEYLEKDKIKKEAAKKLEQAKEVDVDSSDESDMEDDLDQPAAVKMKHHDLMMKAEGSRKGSFFKQAKKSYPMFPTHEERIKWDEYGEIIRLEEFLVPELQATEEEKSKLESGLTNGDEPMDQDLSVVPTKCISSVENLEIRARVTYIDYEGRSDGDSIKKIINQMKPRQLVIVHGPPEASLDLAESCRAFSKDIKVYTPKLQETIDATSETHIYQVRLKDSLVSSLQFCKAKDTELAWIDGVLDMRVVKVDTGVMLEDGVTEEDEDGELAMDIAPDLSLDHNATAVAAQRAIKNLFGEDEKEQSDESDVIPTLEPLPPHEIPGHQSVFINEPRLSDFKQVLLREGIQAEFVGGVLVCNNMVAVRRTEAGRIGLEGCLCDDYYKIRELLYQQYAVV; this comes from the exons ATGACGTCCATTATCAAGCTGACAGCCGTGTCAGGGGTTCAGGAGGAGTCGGCCCTCTGTTACCTGCTGCAGGTGGATGAATTCCGCTTCCTCCTGGACTGTGGCTGGGATGAGAACTTCTCAATGGACATCATTGATGCTATGAAACG ATATGTTCATCAGGTCGATGCTGTGCTCCTCTCCCACCCTGACCCCATTCACCTGGGAGCCCTGCCATATGCTGTGGGGAAACTGGGACTAAACTGTACTATCTATGCTACAATTCCTGTCTACAAGATGGGCCAGATGTTCATGTATGATCTGTATCAG TCTCGGAACAACAGTGAAGATTTCACACTGTTCACCCTTGATGATGTGGACTGTGCTTTTGATAAAATCCAGCAGCTGAAATACTCTCAGATTGTCAATCTGAAAG GGAAAGGGCATGGTCTTTCCATCACTCCTCTTCCAGCTGGTCACATGATTGGAGGCACAATTTGGAAAATTGTGAAGGATGGGGAGGAGGAGATTATTTATGCTGTGGACTTCAACCACAAGAGAGAGAT CCACCTCAACGGCTGCACGTTGGAGAGCATTAGTCGTCCTTCCTTACTTATCACAGACTCCTTCAATGCTACATATGTACAGCCACGTCGCAAACAAAGAGATGAGATGCTCCTCA CCAATGTAATGGAGACCCTTCGTGGTGACGGTAATGTTCTTATTGCCGTGGATACAGCTGGTCGTGTGTTGGAGCTGGCTCAGCTCCTGGACCAGATTTGGAGGACAAAGGATGCTGGGTTGGGAGCTTACCCACTAGCTCTGCTTAACAATGTCAGCTATAATGTGGTGGAGTTCTCTAAGTCACAG GTGGAGTGGATGAGTGACAAGCTCATGAGGTGTTTTGAAGACAAGAGAAACAACCCCTTCCAGTTCCGTCACTTGAACCTGTGCCACAGTCTGGCAGACCTGGCCCGGGTGCCCAGCCCCAAGGTGGTGCTTTGCAGCCAGCCAGACCTCGAGTCTGGCTTTTCCAGAGAACTCTTCATCCAGTGGTGCCAAGATGCCAAAAACTCTGTCATCTTGACCTACCGCACTACACCTGGAACCCTGGCCCGCTACCTCATCGACAACCCCGGCGAGAAGATGCTGGATCTGGAG GTGAGGAAAAGAGTGAAGCTCGAAGGCAAGGACCTGGAAGAATACCTTGAAAAggataaaataaagaaagaagcaGCTAAAAAGCTTGAACAAGCAAAAGA GGTGGATGTAGACTCCAGTGACGAGAGTGATATGGAGGATGATCTGGATCAGCcagctgcagtgaaaatgaaacacCACGACTTGATGATGAAGGCAGAGGGGAGCCGCAAAGGAAGTTTCTTCAAACAGGCCAAAAAGTCTTATCCAATGTTCCCCACACATGAAGAGAGAATCAAATGGGACGAGTATGGGGAAATCATCAG GCTAGAAGAGTTTCTGGTTCCTGAACTGCAggccacagaggaggagaaaagcaaATTGGAATCTGGGCTGACCAACGGTGATGAGCCCATGGACCAGGATCTCTCTGTCGTTCCCACCAAATGCATCTCCAGTGTAGAAAATCTTGAAATTAG AGCGAGGGTAACGTACATAGATTACGAAGGTCGCTCTGATGGCGACTCCATCAAGAAGATTATTAATCAGATGAAGCCCAGACAGCTGGTGATCGTTCACGGACCGCCAGAAGCCAGCCTCGACCTAGCTGAGTCCTGCAGGGCTTTCAGCAAGGACATCAAAGTCTATACACCCAAACTGCAGGAGACTATAGATGCCACCAGTGAAACACACATCTACCAG GTGCGGTTGAAAGACTCCTTGGTGAGCTCTCTGCAGTTCTGCAAGGCCAAAGACACAGAGCTGGCCTGGATCGATGGCGTGCTGGACATGCGCGTGGTGAAGGTGGACACGGGTGTGATGCTGGAGGACggtgtgacagaggaggatgaggacgGCGAGCTGGCCATGGACATCGCTCCCGATCTTAGCCTCGACCACAACGCCACGGCGGTGGCAGCACAGCGTGCCATTAAAAACCTGTTTGGGGAGGATGAAAAGGAGCAGTCTGATGAAAGTGATGTCATTCCCACGCTGGAGCCACTGCCTCCACACGAG ATTCCAGGGCATCAGTCGGTGTTCATCAACGAGCCTCGCCTGTCTGACTTCAAGCAGGTCCTGCTGAGAGAGGGCATCCAGGCCGAGTTTGTGGGTGGAGTGCTGGTCTGCAACAACATGGTGGCCGTCCGCAGG ACGGAGGCCGGACGCATTGGCCTGGAAGGCTGCCTGTGCGACGACTACTATAAGATCCGGGAGCTGCTGTATCAGCAGTACGCTGTGgtatag